A segment of the Terribacillus aidingensis genome:
TAGCACCATGCTGCGCCAATTCTTTAGCTGTTGCCTCTCCAATACCGCTTGATGCACCTGTAATAATGACAACTTTACCTTGAATATTTTCGCTCATGATTCGATTGCTCCTTTCGGATGTCTAGTTCTCCTAACTAATAACCCGTTTGGAAAATCTGAAACATAAAAAAAGAGCCTCCTATAGGAGACTCGTGTCATTCTTAGTCATCATCACCATCATCATCTTGATCGTCATCGATGGATTCTTTTTCTGTATACGTCACTTCGCCGGATTCTGCATCAACAGTTACTTCGATTTCATCCTTATCGGTACGAAGCTCCACATCATATTCCAGTCTGCCGTCATCTTCATCAAGGGAGATATCTGTAAGTACAGCATCTTTTTCCTGTGCGAGAGCTGTTTCAGCTGCCGTTTTGATGTCTACTTTTGGCTGTGGTGTTTGGTTATCATCGTCATCGTCATTATCTTTTCGTGATTCAACAGTTCCGTCATCGGCATTCACGCGTACATCGTATTCAGCTTTATCGTCATTTACATCCACTTCGTAATAAGCCTGACCGCTGCGTGTAGTATCAAGTTCGACACTAGTCACTGTTCCTGCTTGCTCTTTGCTTGCATTGTCAATGGCTTGATTCAAATTCACTTTTGTATCAGCAGGTACTTTATCGTCGTCCGCACTTACATGCTGGAAACCTAGGCCTAATCCAGCTGCCAATGTAATCGCCAAACCGCTTGCTATTAAGTTCTTTCTTTTCATATTATCCATCTCCTTGTTCGTTGTTATGGTACTACTATATCCAACGCATCTTAGAACAACATGAAGTGAAAATTAGAAAACGCTGAGAAAAGAAGGAGACATTTCACAGACGACTTGTTTAATCTCATTCAAAGGGGGAATTATCTCTAAGTCGAGACAAATCGTAAGGAGGTGTTATCTTGCAAAAGCAGTTCGATTTACTTTATATAAATGGAGAATGGCGAAAAGGGAATAGCGAAGAAACGTTTGAAAATATCAACCCATATACAGGAGAGACATTGCTTAGGATCCAAGGAGCGAACGAAGAGGATGTGGATGAAGCTTATCAAGCAGCAGCGCGCGCACAGAAGGAATGGGCTGAGCAGCCACCGCAAGTGAAGCGGGAACTGATTGAGAAAGCTGTCCAGGTCATTGAACGGGAAAAAGAGCTATTCATCGAATGGCTGATCCAGGAAGCAGGAAGTACGTACCGAAAAGCTGTCGGGGAAATAACAACCGCGGTTAATTTCATGAAAGAAGCTGCTTCTTATCCGAACCGGATGAAGGGGGAAGTATTTCTTTCCCATGTTCCAGGCAAGGTAAATAAAGTCTATCAGGAACCGCTAGGAGTAATCGGTGTTATTAGTCCATGGAACTTCCCGCTTCATTTGACAATGCGTTCTGTGGCAGCTGCACTGGCTACAGGTAACGGGGTCGTTATCAAACCTTCCAAGGATACAACCGTGACAGCAGGCTCACTTGTAGCAGCTCTGTTCGAAGAAGCTGGGGCACCGAAAGGACTGATCAACCTTGTCAGCGGTAAGAGCTCCGAGATTGGCGATGCTTTTGTGAAGCATCCGATTCCGCGTATGATTTCCTTTACAGGATCCACCGGAGTCGGCAAACACATCGCATCTCTTGCTGCAGGCGAATTAAAAAGTACAGCATTAGAGCTTGGCGGTAACAATGTGCTAATCGTGATGGATGATGCCAATATCGATGCGGCAGTAGAATCTGCTGTATATGGTAAGTTCTATCATCAAGGGCAGGTTTGTATCGCGCTTAACCGCATACTCGTTCAGGCATCTGTAGCAGAGGAATTCACGAGCAAGTTCGTTGAAAAAGTCAAAGAATTGCGTTACGGTGACCCTACAGATAAAAACACACAAGTGGGCCCGATTATAAATGAGCAGCAAGTGGACAGCATAAAAGAGCAGCTGCAGCGCGCAATCGATGCTGGGGCAAATGTTCTTACAGGCGGCAGCTTCCATGGCAATGTGTTAGAGCCTACAGTCGTCAATCAAGTAGACAACCAGTCACCGCTCGCAGCCGAAGAGATATTCGGACCAATCGCACCAATCATTACGTTCGAAACGGAAGACGAAGCAGTGGAGATGGCTAATGAAAATCCATATGGTCTTTCCGGTGCAGTGCATTCTACAGTCGGACATGGTGAATTGATTGCAAAACGAATTGAAACAGGCATGATCCATGTCAACGATCAAAGCATCAATGACGAACCGCAAGCGCCATTCGGCGGTGTGAAGCAATCCGGTCTTGGCCGTTTCAACGGTAAGTGGGCATTGGAGGAATTCACGGAAACGAAATGGATCGGTGTCCAAAATGAACGCACGGATTACGATAGCTTTTTGAAATAAACAGAAGTGAGGGATTAACATGAGCAAAGTATTCATTATTGGAGCAAACGGCAAAGTAGGAAAAAACTTAGTCAACGTTCTGAACGAGAAGAATGAGCATGATGTATCCGTCGGATTGCGGAAGGAAGAGCAATTCGGGTATTTCGAGGAGAAAGGTGTAAAACCGGTCTACTTGAACTTGGAAGATAATGTAGACGCGATTACAGATGCGATACAAGGATCCGATGTTGTCGTATTCACAGCAGGTTCCGGCGGAAGCACTGGAGCTGATAAGACGTTGACGATTGATTTGGACGGCGCTGCGAAGTCCGTGAAAGCTGCTGAGAAAGTTGGTGCGAAGCAGTACATTATGGTCAGTGCCATTCATGCTGATTCTCCAGAAGAGTGGAGTGAAAGCATGAAGCCATATTACATTGCTAAGCATTATGCAGATCAAATCATTCAAGACAGCAAGCTGAATTATACGATCCTGCGTCCCGGTGGTTTGTCAGATGATGCAGGAACTGGCAAAGTTACAACAGATCCATCCGAATTCAAGACAACTCAGATTCCACGCGAGGATGTAGCGCGTGCCATCGTCGCAGCAATCGGGAATGAAAAAGCAGAAGGCAAGATTGTTTCCTTGCTTGCTGGAGATACACCGGTTGAGGATGTTTATAACTAAGTGTAAAGGAAGGCCGCTAAATTAGCGGTCTTTTTTTATTCCCATCCTAACTATGCCATATATGACTGTTGTGAATTATCTCAAATTAACGAATCCAATTCCCAATAATTCAAGTAGAATTACCAAACACTTTTTTGGAGGGAAAACTTGAGATGGTTTTATTGAATTTATAGATATTTTAGCTGGGAGCTCGATTGAAATAAATGAAATAGACGGGGAATGAAGAGAAAGAGGGGCTCTCTTTTGAACGGGTTGATGAAAATAAATAGCGTTTATATTACACGTTTAGTTTTCTAGGAGGCTTACGGTTGAAAAGACATATAGAAAATAGATTGAAATATCTCTACTCAGGTGAGTTAGCTGCTGTAATTTCCTTCGTGATTCTCAGTGTGCTAGTGAATCTTAACTATCCTGACTTGAAGCTTTATTCTCTTTTTTCATTTTGGACAGCATTTCTTCTTTTGGAGTTCCTGTTATTGCAAGGCACAATGTATTGGTATATCAAGCTTAAAAGGTTCAGGAATGAGAAGACATTTATCACTCCCACATATGTAGTACACAAACTAATAAAACTTAGGAAAGTAAATGTGCTGCTGATTGGCATTCCGCTGCTTGCGTTTATCTATGATTTCCTCCGCTTGCATTCCCCGTTTCCTATAGGCGGACTTTTTATAGCGTTATTTATATATGTCTTCGCTATATTGGAGTACATAAACTACTTCTATATACAGCTCTCGTATGACAATATTTCTGACCTTAGATACTTAAAGCAGCGCAAAGTGCTGAAGCAAGCCAGTATACAGAGGGACATCAATCGATTATTACATAACAAAGAAAAAAAGAACCTCTAAAATGAGGTCGATGTATTACTTTTTGATGGGATCACTGATGAAGAGTTTATCAACTGTGGTATCCAATACAAAGGCTATATCAAACGCTAATTGTAACGTAGGATCGTATTTATCATTTTCAATGGCATTTATTGTTTGTCTGGAAACTCTACAGAGTTTAGCCAGTTCTTCTTGGGATAACTTAGCTGATTTTCGTAATTCCTTAATGTTGTTTTTCATTTAATCACCATATTTTTTCCTGTAAATTAGCAATGTTACCAGATATATAATTGAAATCACTGTCAGAAACATTATCGGTGAAATCCAATTACCATTATAAGAAGTATTCCCCTGAATAGTTAGATAAATTGACTGGGCAACATCTAAGATTAGCATACCCATAACTACGATAAACGCATATGATTGAGCTTTCGACTTGATAAACTTCCTTC
Coding sequences within it:
- a CDS encoding PepSY domain-containing protein, encoding MKRKNLIASGLAITLAAGLGLGFQHVSADDDKVPADTKVNLNQAIDNASKEQAGTVTSVELDTTRSGQAYYEVDVNDDKAEYDVRVNADDGTVESRKDNDDDDDNQTPQPKVDIKTAAETALAQEKDAVLTDISLDEDDGRLEYDVELRTDKDEIEVTVDAESGEVTYTEKESIDDDQDDDGDDD
- a CDS encoding aldehyde dehydrogenase family protein: MQKQFDLLYINGEWRKGNSEETFENINPYTGETLLRIQGANEEDVDEAYQAAARAQKEWAEQPPQVKRELIEKAVQVIEREKELFIEWLIQEAGSTYRKAVGEITTAVNFMKEAASYPNRMKGEVFLSHVPGKVNKVYQEPLGVIGVISPWNFPLHLTMRSVAAALATGNGVVIKPSKDTTVTAGSLVAALFEEAGAPKGLINLVSGKSSEIGDAFVKHPIPRMISFTGSTGVGKHIASLAAGELKSTALELGGNNVLIVMDDANIDAAVESAVYGKFYHQGQVCIALNRILVQASVAEEFTSKFVEKVKELRYGDPTDKNTQVGPIINEQQVDSIKEQLQRAIDAGANVLTGGSFHGNVLEPTVVNQVDNQSPLAAEEIFGPIAPIITFETEDEAVEMANENPYGLSGAVHSTVGHGELIAKRIETGMIHVNDQSINDEPQAPFGGVKQSGLGRFNGKWALEEFTETKWIGVQNERTDYDSFLK
- a CDS encoding SDR family oxidoreductase; its protein translation is MSKVFIIGANGKVGKNLVNVLNEKNEHDVSVGLRKEEQFGYFEEKGVKPVYLNLEDNVDAITDAIQGSDVVVFTAGSGGSTGADKTLTIDLDGAAKSVKAAEKVGAKQYIMVSAIHADSPEEWSESMKPYYIAKHYADQIIQDSKLNYTILRPGGLSDDAGTGKVTTDPSEFKTTQIPREDVARAIVAAIGNEKAEGKIVSLLAGDTPVEDVYN
- a CDS encoding general stress protein; this translates as MKRHIENRLKYLYSGELAAVISFVILSVLVNLNYPDLKLYSLFSFWTAFLLLEFLLLQGTMYWYIKLKRFRNEKTFITPTYVVHKLIKLRKVNVLLIGIPLLAFIYDFLRLHSPFPIGGLFIALFIYVFAILEYINYFYIQLSYDNISDLRYLKQRKVLKQASIQRDINRLLHNKEKKNL
- a CDS encoding helix-turn-helix transcriptional regulator translates to MKNNIKELRKSAKLSQEELAKLCRVSRQTINAIENDKYDPTLQLAFDIAFVLDTTVDKLFISDPIKK